Genomic window (Dyadobacter fanqingshengii):
GATTAGTAATTTTTTGGTCAAATCGGCTTCAATATCGAGATATGCGCCTGCATTTGAGCGGCTGTTGTCAGTCACATCGGCAGGACTGTAACCCGGAAAACCTTGTGATCCGCCTGCTAATGTGGGATCATAATTGTAGTAGGAACCCCGCTCACCTGCGAAAATTTTGTAGCGCTCAGTCCGGAATTCACCTCCGAATGCAATGTTAAGCCCTTGCAAAACCGTTTTAAAATAGCGCGTAATGTTCAGGTTAGTCACATTTTGCGCCAATTGGAAGCCGCCCGCGTCAAACTCGGTCTGCGAACCTTCACCCAGCGACGTGTTGATCGTATTCCTTACATCAAACTGGAATTTGTTAAAGCCATAAGTGTTGCTCAAATCAATGTCCCACGACTTCCATACGCCACGAACGCCACCTGTAACAGCCCTGTCATCAATTGTGCTGGCTATAATCGGGTCAAATCCATTGGGATAAACCGACGGCACATTCCGGTCATCGTCCGCAAACCGCGTCCAGGCGTAAGCATCGCCTTTGCGCTTGTTAATGCCCCCAAAACTGTAAACCTGAACATTCTGGCCGACGGGAACCTTCGCATTATAATACAACGCAGCATTATTGATCTTCGGGTCGCCATATTGTCTTCTGGCGAGATCCGCTTCATCGGAAACAGTGTTCGCACGGTTGGTATGATCGCGGAAATTATAATCGGCTGTCACATTCAAAAAGCCTTTCTCAGCAAGTTTAAAGCCATAATTAAGATTCACATTGTAATTGAGGCCATCGAAGCTCTTGTCGTCAAAACGATAGTTTGCTTTATAAATCCCCGCATTTACATTTGCAGCAAGCTGGTTAACAGTTTCCTTCAAAACAATGTTGATCACGCCCGCGATCGCATCCGAACCATATTGGGCTGCGGCACCGTCCCTCAAAATTTCAATGCGCTCAATGGCGGCTGCCGGAATTGCATTTAAATCAGTCCCTGTATTTCCACGACCTCGTGAGCCAAATAGATTGACCAATGCGGACTGATGACGCCTTTTTCCATTAATTAGAACCAATGTCTGATCCGGCCCAAGTCCGCGAAGGGAAGCAGGATCCACGTGATCGGCCCCATCGGAGCCGGTTTGCCTGTTGGAATTAAAAGAAGGAGCAGCAAATTGAAGCAGCTGATTCACATCCAGCTGACCTTGTTTCGTCGTAATCTCCCGAATATCAATCACATCCACAGGCGATGGCGTATCCGTGGACGAGCGGTTACCGTTGCGCGAACCAACAATGGTCACCTGGTTCAAGATGGATGCATCTGCCAATGTGAAATTCTGGACCGCATTCGCCGCAACTTCCCGCTCTACAATGTTGTAACCAACAAACGTAACAACAATCACTGCATTTGACCGGGAAACAGAAAGCGTGTAGGCTCCGCTCCCATTCGTTATAGTGCCATTATTGGTGCCTTTTTCCAAAACCGAGGCGCCAACCAGCGGCTCTCCCTGCGCATCCCGAACGTTCCCGGACACCTTAAAGCCCTGCGCCATTGAATAAAAACCCGCAAGCGCGAGCAGACATGTAAAAATTGATTTTGTCATAAACGTTGATGTTTGAATTTTAGTTATTCCTGCCTTTCCAAAGCTTTTGAAGCGTATATTTACAATTCTATTTTTACGCTTACTGTCAATTAAATATGATCTCCACGCTGATTAAGTCTGCCCTGGGCCGCCTTCGGATAGTTGCATTTCTCGAAGGGATTTCTTACCTCGTTTTGCTTGGCATTGCTATGCCGCTAAAATATATCGCAGGACTTCCACAAGCTGTCCGAGTAGTGGGCATGGCTCACGGCGTTCTTTTCGTCCTTTTTGTTGTTTTGTTAATCCAGGTTGCCACGGAAAGAAGCTGGACTTTCAAAAAATCCTTGCTGTCATTCATTTCTTCGCTGGTGCCTTTTGGTACATTTTATGCGGATGCAAAGTGGTTTAGAGAGTAAAAAAAGCATTTAAGCCTACATTCCATACATTCCTACACCCCGATCAAGTGCGAAAAATTTCTATCCTAATCCTTATTTTTTTCTGTTTAATCATTTCCAAAAGCATTGCTCAGAAACCCAATGAAAAATATCAATACAATATTCATTCCGCAACGTCTTCCCTGAACATTGACGGCGTGGCCGACGATCTCGCATGGGAATCCGCTGAGGTCGCTAACAATTTTTTCATGATCACGCCCATGGACACCAGTTTTTCCAGGGCGCTTACAGACGTGAAAATGTGTTATGATAAGGATAACCTCTACATTCTGGTTATTAATTACAAACCAATTAAAGGCTCCATCATTGTCGAATCGCTGAAAAGGGACTTTTCTTTCGGGAAAAATGATAATTTCCTGCTCTTCATGGACACATTTGACGACAAAACCAACGGGTTTTCATTTGGCGCCAATGCTGCGGGCGCTCCATGGGATGGCCAGCAGGGAGACGGAGGAACCGTCGATCTGAGTTGGGACAATAAATGGGTGAGCGCTGTAAAAAATGATGATGATAAGTGGGTGTGGGAAGCTGCGATTCCTTTTAAAAGCATTCGCTACAAACCAGGGATCACAAAATGGGGCATTAATTTCAGCCGTCAGGACCTGACCATTTCAGAAAAATCGGCCTGGGCGCCTGTCCCACGCCAGTTTCCTTCCGCTTCGCTTGCCTATACGGGCGTGCTCGCGTGGGACGTGCCGCCGCCCAATCCTGGCCCGAACATTTCCGTTATTCCCTATTTTGCAAATCGTTTGACCAAAGATTTCCAAAAAGACACGCCCAATAAATACAAACCAACAGTCGGAGGAGATGTCAAAATCGGCCTCACACCCTCCCTTAACCTGGATTTGACGGTTAACCCCGACTTTTCGCAAGTGGATGTGGACGTGCAGCAGACCAATTTGGACCGTTTCGAGCTCTTTTTCCCGGAACGCCGCCAGTTCTTCCTGGAAAACGCTGACCTTTTCGCCAACTTCGGGTACGCTACCATTCGGCCTTTTTTCTCCCGGCGCATAGGATTGGGCGTCCCCATCCAGTTTGGGGCGCGTATGAGCGGAAAGATCAACAAGAATTGGCGGATAGGCGTTCTGGATGTGCAAACGGGTTCATCTGACAGCCTTACCCCCAGAAATAACTACGCGGTTTTTGCATTGCAAAGACAGCTGCTGGCGCGTTCCAACGTGCGTTTTATTTTTGTAAACAAAGATGCCACCAACTATAATTTGGAGCAGCATAGCGCCACAAACCGCTATAACCGTAACATTGGAGCTGAATTTAACCTTGCGAGCGCCAAAAATCTCTGGACTGGAAAAGTGATGGTGCTCAAATCTTTTACGCCCGGAAAGTCAACGGATGATTTTACGCATGCGGCTGATTTAAAATTCAATAAGGCCAATTTCTT
Coding sequences:
- a CDS encoding TonB-dependent receptor — encoded protein: MTKSIFTCLLALAGFYSMAQGFKVSGNVRDAQGEPLVGASVLEKGTNNGTITNGSGAYTLSVSRSNAVIVVTFVGYNIVEREVAANAVQNFTLADASILNQVTIVGSRNGNRSSTDTPSPVDVIDIREITTKQGQLDVNQLLQFAAPSFNSNRQTGSDGADHVDPASLRGLGPDQTLVLINGKRRHQSALVNLFGSRGRGNTGTDLNAIPAAAIERIEILRDGAAAQYGSDAIAGVINIVLKETVNQLAANVNAGIYKANYRFDDKSFDGLNYNVNLNYGFKLAEKGFLNVTADYNFRDHTNRANTVSDEADLARRQYGDPKINNAALYYNAKVPVGQNVQVYSFGGINKRKGDAYAWTRFADDDRNVPSVYPNGFDPIIASTIDDRAVTGGVRGVWKSWDIDLSNTYGFNKFQFDVRNTINTSLGEGSQTEFDAGGFQLAQNVTNLNITRYFKTVLQGLNIAFGGEFRTERYKIFAGERGSYYNYDPTLAGGSQGFPGYSPADVTDNSRSNAGAYLDIEADLTKKLLIDAAVRFESYSDFGTTLNGKVGLRYKITNSIALRGSVSTGFRAPSLAQKYFNSTFTNFVNGEAVDVLLANNNSEVTRALGIPRLKEETSENASIGLALNPAPGLSVTIDGYYVKVKDRVVLTGQFSDEDEDIGNLLRALRVGKAQFFTNALSYTTTKGIDLIVAHSAALGTGRLSTTLAANFNQMDLGPVNTVPRLRGKEDTYFDERERRFVLASAPPSKINLTFDYAIDKLSFMLRFVRFGEVKLANWDYELDTYKGKVQTDVTANYKLNKNFSISIGGSNILDIYPDMSLPALTESGGGWDPVQMGSNGAFFFTRLGFRF
- a CDS encoding DUF3817 domain-containing protein, which encodes MISTLIKSALGRLRIVAFLEGISYLVLLGIAMPLKYIAGLPQAVRVVGMAHGVLFVLFVVLLIQVATERSWTFKKSLLSFISSLVPFGTFYADAKWFRE
- a CDS encoding DUF5916 domain-containing protein, translating into MRKISILILIFFCLIISKSIAQKPNEKYQYNIHSATSSLNIDGVADDLAWESAEVANNFFMITPMDTSFSRALTDVKMCYDKDNLYILVINYKPIKGSIIVESLKRDFSFGKNDNFLLFMDTFDDKTNGFSFGANAAGAPWDGQQGDGGTVDLSWDNKWVSAVKNDDDKWVWEAAIPFKSIRYKPGITKWGINFSRQDLTISEKSAWAPVPRQFPSASLAYTGVLAWDVPPPNPGPNISVIPYFANRLTKDFQKDTPNKYKPTVGGDVKIGLTPSLNLDLTVNPDFSQVDVDVQQTNLDRFELFFPERRQFFLENADLFANFGYATIRPFFSRRIGLGVPIQFGARMSGKINKNWRIGVLDVQTGSSDSLTPRNNYAVFALQRQLLARSNVRFIFVNKDATNYNLEQHSATNRYNRNIGAEFNLASAKNLWTGKVMVLKSFTPGKSTDDFTHAADLKFNKANFFWQWQHEYVGKNFNAEVGYVPNAVRMGYYKISPNIGYLFFIKNPKIISHGPKLISNVFWDKKFSLSDREFILSYNLNFINRATVAVWGSSNYVRLLRPFDPTNLGVGTLPTGSEHNWKATGFDIVSGPQNRLTFAASGIFGGYYQNGHRNNLRAELGYRVQPYVAITMAGNYNDIRLPEPWKRTQLWLVGPRLDFTFTNNLFFTTFMQYNNQADNINLNARLQWRYKPASDLFIVYTDNYLPENFRVKNRAVVLKFTYWWNW